The Mycolicibacterium boenickei genome has a segment encoding these proteins:
- a CDS encoding HNH endonuclease signature motif containing protein has protein sequence MVMAGVVQGREVVQSVLAGHRAATAALADVDFTGLDTAELLALQSARERLARTEALIDHRIQAALMAQASPHEIGGKSFKDVLATRMRISGREASRRVAAAAALGPRYAIGGEVLDPLFPACAQALLAGTINTDHITIIRDTVAKAEKYVNTAELGKIESDLVAAATRDTPETLKAAADKLLYLLNQDGDSPDVAAHLRGLRIGTQDADGLVHVQGWLDPETAAYLTTVTGVWGAPGINNPADPEPIHNPTPNPLDDQTETDDAARQTDTPAAEAGVPGPDVSGPDVTDSEAAVLVDEETELDACEEQQTSHEQATAQAAHAQQAAADRDTRTQAQRNHDALKVALREVLMSKRLGQHGGLPVTVVVSTTLAELEAGAGIAVTGAGLRMPMNDLIRLASHSFHYLTVYKRHTAEPLYLARTKRLATTAQRLLLYNRDRGCTRPGCTAAADRCEVHHARADWQHGGHTDAPDLALGCGPDNRLVGLGWTTTIDPDTGRIHWHPAPLMNTGQDTLNHHFHPEELLIPPDEADDG, from the coding sequence ATGGTGATGGCGGGAGTGGTGCAGGGTCGGGAGGTGGTGCAGTCCGTGCTGGCCGGTCACCGTGCCGCGACCGCGGCGTTGGCCGATGTCGATTTCACCGGGTTGGACACCGCGGAGTTGTTGGCGCTGCAGTCCGCGCGGGAACGGCTCGCCCGTACCGAGGCGCTGATCGATCACCGGATCCAGGCCGCCCTGATGGCGCAGGCCAGCCCGCATGAGATCGGCGGGAAATCCTTTAAAGACGTACTGGCCACCCGGATGCGGATCAGCGGCAGGGAAGCTTCCCGGCGGGTGGCCGCCGCCGCCGCTCTCGGGCCGCGCTATGCCATCGGCGGTGAGGTGCTCGACCCGCTGTTTCCCGCGTGTGCCCAGGCGCTGCTGGCCGGCACGATCAACACCGACCACATCACCATCATCCGCGACACCGTGGCCAAGGCCGAAAAATACGTCAACACCGCCGAACTCGGCAAGATCGAATCCGACCTGGTCGCCGCCGCCACCCGCGACACCCCCGAAACCCTCAAAGCCGCTGCCGACAAACTGCTCTATCTGCTCAACCAGGACGGCGACTCGCCTGATGTCGCGGCGCATCTGCGGGGGTTGCGGATCGGCACACAGGACGCCGACGGACTGGTGCATGTCCAGGGCTGGCTGGACCCTGAGACCGCGGCGTACCTGACCACCGTCACCGGCGTCTGGGGTGCCCCGGGCATCAACAACCCCGCCGACCCCGAACCCATCCACAACCCCACACCCAACCCACTCGACGACCAGACCGAGACAGACGACGCCGCGCGCCAGACCGACACCCCTGCCGCTGAGGCCGGCGTGCCCGGGCCTGACGTGTCCGGGCCTGACGTGACCGACTCCGAGGCCGCCGTTCTCGTTGATGAGGAGACTGAACTCGACGCCTGCGAGGAGCAGCAGACCTCTCATGAGCAGGCCACGGCTCAAGCCGCACACGCCCAGCAGGCCGCCGCCGACCGGGACACCCGGACCCAAGCCCAACGCAACCACGACGCCCTCAAAGTCGCGCTACGGGAAGTCCTGATGTCCAAACGACTCGGCCAGCATGGCGGCCTCCCGGTCACCGTGGTGGTCTCCACGACCCTGGCCGAACTGGAAGCCGGCGCCGGCATCGCCGTCACCGGCGCGGGCCTGCGGATGCCGATGAACGACCTGATCCGATTGGCATCACACAGCTTTCACTACCTCACCGTCTACAAACGCCACACCGCCGAACCGCTATACCTGGCCCGCACCAAACGATTGGCCACCACAGCCCAACGCCTGCTGCTCTACAACCGCGACCGCGGCTGCACCCGCCCCGGATGCACCGCCGCGGCCGACCGCTGCGAGGTCCACCACGCCCGAGCCGACTGGCAACACGGCGGCCACACCGACGCCCCCGACCTCGCCCTGGGCTGCGGACCCGACAACCGCCTGGTCGGACTCGGCTGGACCACCACCATCGACCCCGACACCGGCCGCATCCACTGGCACCCAGCACCCCTGATGAACACCGGCCAAGACACCCTCAACCACCACTTCCACCCCGAAGAACTACTCATTCCCCCAGACGAAGCCGACGACGGGTAG
- a CDS encoding LemA family protein produces the protein MVRLLLIVVLALAVAVLVGFVVGYNKLRAADVHVAEALSGIDVELTRRAALIPALVQTVATFASHETAVLGRVSSAQAALTSATGGASVQQRSAAEHDLDSALTGVLALGSSYPQLNSSNNFLNLQENLADTENKLAFARQYYNDAVATLNRLAGTIPWVYLAPLAGVSEREYYRSPQ, from the coding sequence GTGGTGAGACTGCTGTTGATCGTGGTGCTGGCGCTCGCGGTCGCGGTATTGGTGGGGTTCGTCGTCGGCTACAACAAATTGCGGGCGGCCGATGTGCATGTCGCCGAGGCGTTGAGCGGCATCGATGTCGAGCTGACCCGCCGGGCCGCGCTGATCCCGGCGCTGGTGCAGACCGTGGCGACGTTCGCCTCCCACGAGACGGCCGTCCTGGGCCGGGTCAGCAGTGCCCAGGCGGCGCTGACCTCGGCGACCGGCGGGGCCTCGGTGCAACAGCGCAGCGCCGCCGAACATGATCTCGACTCGGCGTTGACCGGGGTGCTGGCGCTGGGATCGTCCTACCCGCAACTGAATTCGTCGAACAACTTTCTGAATTTGCAGGAGAACCTGGCCGACACCGAGAACAAGCTCGCATTCGCCCGGCAGTACTACAACGACGCCGTCGCCACCCTCAACCGGCTTGCCGGAACCATCCCGTGGGTGTACCTGGCGCCGCTGGCCGGGGTGTCGGAACGGGAGTACTACCGGTCGCCCCAATAA
- a CDS encoding DUF2207 domain-containing protein — protein sequence MRRVCSWLFALALIAFGLLWPLLFSGSGSGAATGPADPVVITDYRADFTVGADGRMDAVETITGDFPGGRHGIFRYWDVQNQNNSHVRQEPEITSITMDGSPIPYQLLWESGKRFRVAKIGDPATTLDWGSHVFELRYTIDGVLDPGTVGAQHRFAVNTGHPDARSAFYWNVVAPAWNNTIERADISVTLPAAVTGAGCSVGFGVGEACTDLHIDGNTVRLVATGLEPHTPVTLRAGVDVATPPQATLPWPHTWDRILGRSVPTLGWIALLTGGMALLAYLWTRTTIEPAPGFPVQYAPPEGLGPVQTEFIRTETVPKNGLSATLFHLAERGLVELRQVSDQHWKIKGLVKPAEWADVDPVGIDVAAALKVMSPGAEFSAKNTATSGKKLSKAKADMAVAVRKWAFDGGFMVRRRKELWVRVANVVAFFAALAGFFLWFGITLWALPFAVFFLCSVRGWRGGVGTRRTAEGRELWSRAEGFHRLLSTDSAETRFDFAARKDLYLAYIPFAVAGGTAALWAKKYQDSMGAPAPQPDWYNSSSSSSDTSHGFTGGSGGADFDSFESALSSSIGAYTASQSSSSSSSGGGSSSSGGGGGGGGGGGGGSW from the coding sequence ATGCGCCGGGTGTGCTCGTGGTTGTTTGCGTTGGCGCTCATCGCCTTTGGGCTCCTCTGGCCGCTGCTGTTCAGCGGCTCGGGGTCGGGTGCCGCGACGGGTCCGGCGGATCCGGTGGTGATCACCGACTACCGGGCTGATTTCACCGTCGGTGCCGACGGCCGGATGGATGCGGTCGAGACCATCACGGGAGACTTTCCCGGCGGGCGGCACGGCATCTTCCGCTATTGGGACGTGCAGAACCAGAACAATTCGCACGTTCGGCAGGAACCCGAGATCACGTCGATCACGATGGACGGATCACCGATTCCCTACCAATTGCTGTGGGAGAGCGGCAAGCGGTTCCGGGTGGCCAAGATCGGTGACCCCGCCACCACCCTGGACTGGGGCAGCCACGTTTTCGAACTGCGGTACACGATCGACGGGGTCCTCGACCCGGGCACCGTCGGCGCCCAACACCGGTTCGCCGTGAACACCGGCCATCCCGACGCCCGGTCCGCCTTCTACTGGAACGTGGTCGCGCCGGCCTGGAACAACACGATCGAACGGGCCGACATCTCGGTCACCCTGCCGGCCGCGGTGACCGGGGCGGGGTGCAGTGTGGGATTCGGCGTCGGCGAAGCCTGCACGGATCTGCACATCGACGGCAACACCGTGCGGCTCGTGGCCACCGGCCTGGAGCCCCACACCCCCGTGACGCTTCGCGCCGGCGTCGATGTGGCGACGCCGCCGCAGGCGACTTTGCCGTGGCCCCACACCTGGGACCGCATCCTCGGCCGGTCGGTGCCCACACTGGGCTGGATCGCCCTGCTGACCGGCGGCATGGCACTGCTCGCCTACCTCTGGACGCGGACCACGATCGAACCGGCACCGGGGTTCCCGGTTCAGTACGCGCCGCCGGAAGGGCTCGGGCCGGTACAGACCGAGTTCATCCGCACCGAGACCGTCCCCAAGAACGGGCTGAGCGCGACGCTGTTCCATCTCGCCGAGCGGGGACTCGTGGAGCTGCGGCAGGTCAGTGACCAACACTGGAAGATCAAAGGTCTCGTGAAGCCGGCCGAGTGGGCCGATGTCGATCCGGTCGGCATCGACGTGGCCGCGGCGCTCAAGGTGATGTCCCCGGGTGCGGAGTTCTCCGCCAAGAACACCGCGACGTCGGGCAAGAAGCTGAGTAAGGCCAAGGCAGATATGGCTGTGGCCGTACGCAAGTGGGCGTTCGACGGCGGCTTCATGGTCAGGCGGCGCAAGGAACTGTGGGTCCGCGTCGCCAATGTGGTGGCGTTCTTCGCCGCACTGGCCGGTTTCTTCCTGTGGTTCGGTATCACGTTGTGGGCGTTGCCCTTCGCGGTGTTCTTCCTGTGCTCGGTGCGTGGCTGGCGCGGCGGTGTGGGTACCCGACGAACGGCCGAGGGTCGGGAATTGTGGTCGCGGGCCGAGGGTTTCCACCGTCTGCTGTCGACCGATTCCGCGGAGACCAGATTCGACTTCGCCGCCCGCAAAGACCTCTACCTGGCCTACATTCCGTTCGCGGTGGCCGGCGGCACCGCCGCGTTGTGGGCCAAGAAGTACCAGGATTCCATGGGGGCACCGGCGCCCCAACCGGATTGGTACAACTCGTCGTCATCGTCGTCGGATACCAGCCACGGCTTCACCGGCGGATCCGGCGGCGCGGACTTCGACAGCTTCGAGTCGGCACTATCGTCATCGATCGGGGCATACACGGCCTCGCAGTCGTCTTCGTCCTCGTCGTCGGGCGGCGGGTCGTCGTCGTCCGGCGGCGGCGGGGGTGGCGGCGGAGGGGGAGGAGGTGGATCGTGGTGA
- a CDS encoding primosomal protein N', with protein MTITRRAAQHEPIARVLPLLTVPHLDREFDYLVSEEQSDDAQPGVRVRVRFNGRLVDAYLLERRSDTDHTGKLGWLDRVVSPEPVLTPEVRRLVDAVAARYAGTRADVLRLAVPPRHARVEKQTPDEPDPVSAAPVDTSAWARYARGEQFLTAVGEGRAARAVWQALPGENWARRLAEAAAVAVNAGLGVVAVVPDQRDVDALHAAATERVPASRVVALSAGLGPSARYRRWLAVLRGQAQLVIGTRSAVFAPVANLGLVLVWDDGDDNLSEPRAPYPHARDVAMLRAHQLRCAAIIGGYARTAEAQALVRTRWAHDVVAARPVVRAVAPRVVALEDSGYAQERDPAAHTARLPSMALQAARTALQAQRPVLIQVPRRGYVPALACARCRTVTRCRHCTGPLALPDRGSAAAECRWCGRAEPALRCARCGSDAVRAVVVGARRTAEELGRAFPGTSVITSGGDAVLDAVGDGPALVVSTPGAEPIAAGGYGAALLLDAWALLGRQDLRAAEDTLRRWMAAAALVRPRTDGGVVAVVAESAIATVQALIRWDPVGHADTELDARSEVGLPPAVHMAAIDGTTTAVEALLDTAHLPDVAETLGPVELPVGARRPPGLDADAEVSRMLVRVPRDGGLELAAALRRATAVLSARKDQQPCRIQIDPLHIG; from the coding sequence GTGACGATCACCCGCCGCGCCGCCCAGCATGAGCCCATCGCGCGGGTGCTTCCCCTTCTCACCGTTCCGCACCTGGACCGGGAATTCGACTATCTCGTGTCGGAAGAGCAGTCCGACGACGCCCAGCCGGGTGTGCGGGTCCGGGTGCGCTTCAACGGCAGGCTGGTCGATGCCTACCTGCTGGAGCGGCGATCCGACACCGATCACACCGGCAAACTCGGCTGGCTCGACCGCGTGGTCTCGCCCGAGCCGGTGCTCACCCCGGAGGTCCGCCGGCTCGTCGACGCCGTCGCGGCGCGCTACGCCGGAACGCGCGCGGACGTACTGCGTCTCGCGGTGCCGCCGCGCCACGCCAGGGTCGAGAAGCAGACCCCCGACGAGCCGGATCCGGTCTCGGCCGCCCCGGTCGACACCAGTGCCTGGGCCCGTTACGCGCGCGGCGAACAATTCCTGACCGCGGTCGGTGAGGGCCGAGCCGCGCGGGCGGTGTGGCAGGCGCTGCCCGGAGAGAACTGGGCCCGCCGGCTGGCCGAGGCCGCCGCAGTGGCGGTGAACGCGGGACTCGGTGTGGTGGCGGTGGTGCCCGACCAGCGCGATGTCGATGCGCTGCACGCCGCGGCCACCGAACGGGTGCCCGCGTCGCGGGTGGTCGCGTTGTCGGCCGGGCTCGGTCCGTCTGCCCGCTACCGCCGCTGGCTGGCGGTGCTGCGCGGGCAGGCCCAGCTGGTGATCGGTACCCGGAGCGCGGTGTTCGCCCCGGTCGCCAACCTCGGGCTGGTCCTGGTGTGGGACGACGGCGACGACAACCTCTCCGAGCCACGCGCGCCCTATCCGCATGCCCGTGACGTCGCCATGCTGCGCGCCCACCAGCTGCGGTGCGCGGCGATCATCGGTGGTTACGCGCGGACCGCCGAGGCCCAGGCCCTGGTGCGGACCCGCTGGGCGCACGACGTGGTGGCGGCGCGGCCGGTGGTGCGCGCTGTCGCGCCGCGGGTGGTCGCGCTGGAGGACAGCGGGTACGCCCAGGAACGCGACCCTGCAGCCCACACCGCCCGGCTGCCGTCCATGGCGCTGCAGGCCGCCCGGACGGCACTGCAGGCACAACGCCCGGTGCTCATCCAGGTCCCACGGCGCGGATACGTGCCCGCCCTGGCGTGCGCGCGGTGCCGCACCGTGACCCGCTGCAGGCACTGCACCGGCCCACTCGCTCTGCCGGACCGGGGCAGCGCTGCGGCCGAATGCCGGTGGTGCGGCCGGGCTGAGCCCGCATTGCGTTGTGCGCGTTGCGGTTCCGACGCGGTGCGGGCGGTCGTGGTGGGGGCGCGGCGGACCGCCGAAGAGCTGGGCCGGGCCTTTCCGGGCACCTCGGTGATCACCTCGGGTGGTGACGCGGTGCTCGATGCGGTGGGCGATGGCCCAGCCCTGGTGGTCAGCACGCCCGGCGCGGAGCCGATCGCGGCCGGCGGTTACGGCGCCGCCCTCCTGCTCGACGCGTGGGCACTGCTGGGCCGGCAGGATCTACGCGCCGCCGAGGACACGCTGCGCCGGTGGATGGCCGCGGCGGCCCTGGTCCGGCCGCGCACCGACGGCGGGGTGGTGGCCGTGGTCGCGGAATCGGCCATCGCCACCGTGCAGGCCCTGATCCGGTGGGACCCGGTGGGGCATGCCGACACCGAGCTCGATGCCCGCAGCGAGGTGGGACTGCCACCCGCGGTGCACATGGCGGCCATCGACGGGACGACGACGGCAGTCGAGGCACTGCTCGACACCGCGCATCTGCCCGATGTCGCGGAAACTCTCGGGCCGGTGGAACTGCCGGTGGGTGCGCGCCGCCCGCCGGGTCTGGATGCCGATGCCGAGGTGAGCCGAATGCTGGTCCGGGTGCCCCGCGACGGGGGCCTGGAGCTGGCGGCCGCGCTGCGCCGGGCCACCGCGGTGCTCAGTGCCCGCAAGGATCAGCAACCGTGTCGCATCCAAATCGACCCTCTGCACATCGGGTAA
- a CDS encoding lysoplasmalogenase yields the protein MASTAGFSSATDIPPPYAHRRTVWLWGAAAVIGAAYGLFLLVVALRLPAGSELTGQFVAQPAVKALPALLLAGAAWSHPIVRERRWLVGAAWSHPIVRERRWLVGALVFSALGDFLLAIPWWQPSFVLGLAAFLVAHLCFLGALLPLARRSTPRLIAVAVTVLACLALLTWFWPRLVEQGMAVPVVAYIAVLGAMVCAALLARLPTPWTAAGAVCFAVSDSMIGISQFVRGDQLLAVPIWWAYAASLLLITAGLFFGRASDKSAKAVQ from the coding sequence ATGGCATCGACAGCCGGTTTCTCATCAGCAACGGACATTCCGCCACCGTACGCACACCGCCGGACGGTGTGGTTGTGGGGCGCCGCCGCGGTCATCGGCGCGGCGTACGGCCTGTTTCTCCTCGTGGTGGCGCTGAGGCTGCCTGCCGGGTCCGAACTCACCGGCCAGTTCGTCGCCCAGCCGGCCGTCAAAGCGCTGCCCGCGCTGCTGCTGGCGGGGGCCGCGTGGTCACATCCGATCGTGCGGGAACGCCGCTGGCTGGTGGGGGCCGCGTGGTCACATCCGATCGTGCGGGAACGCCGCTGGCTGGTCGGCGCATTGGTGTTCTCCGCACTCGGCGACTTCCTGCTCGCCATCCCGTGGTGGCAGCCGTCCTTCGTGCTGGGCCTGGCTGCGTTTCTGGTCGCGCACCTGTGCTTCCTCGGCGCACTGCTGCCCCTGGCTCGGCGCTCGACGCCAAGGTTGATCGCCGTCGCGGTCACCGTCCTGGCCTGCCTGGCGCTGCTGACCTGGTTCTGGCCCCGGCTGGTCGAACAGGGGATGGCTGTCCCGGTGGTCGCCTACATCGCGGTGCTCGGAGCCATGGTGTGCGCGGCGCTGCTGGCCCGGCTGCCCACACCGTGGACCGCGGCAGGGGCCGTGTGTTTCGCGGTGTCGGACTCCATGATCGGCATCAGCCAGTTCGTGCGGGGCGACCAGCTGCTCGCCGTCCCGATCTGGTGGGCCTATGCGGCATCGCTACTGCTGATCACGGCGGGCCTGTTCTTCGGCCGGGCGTCAGACAAGTCTGCTAAAGCTGTGCAGTGA
- a CDS encoding alpha/beta hydrolase — translation MSVADEKPAVDAILQKVLEAVPFQLSTDIGVEEARRQFSEIPRLPVHPEVEATDRAIQGPAGPVPVRVYRPPTADGTTLPVVVFIHGGGWALGDLDSYDGTARQHAVGANAVVVSVDYRLAPEHPYPAAVDDVWAVTQWVAANSAELGADATRMAVAGDSAGGNLSAVVALLARDAGLPLRLQLLWYPATTWDTSLPSFTENAKAPILGLDAVTGFSRWYAGHVDLSDPPATLVPARAADLSGLAPAYIAVAGHDPLRDDGIRYAELLAAAGVPVQLDNAETLVHGYLGYVGVVPASTESFERAMAVLREALHG, via the coding sequence ATGTCCGTTGCTGATGAGAAACCGGCTGTCGATGCCATTCTGCAGAAGGTACTGGAGGCAGTGCCGTTCCAACTATCCACCGACATAGGTGTCGAGGAGGCCCGCCGCCAGTTCAGTGAGATCCCGCGGTTGCCGGTCCATCCCGAGGTCGAGGCCACCGACCGGGCGATCCAGGGGCCGGCCGGTCCGGTCCCGGTGCGCGTGTACCGGCCGCCGACCGCCGACGGCACGACGCTGCCGGTCGTGGTGTTCATCCACGGCGGCGGCTGGGCGCTGGGTGACCTGGACAGCTACGACGGCACCGCCCGCCAGCACGCCGTCGGCGCGAACGCCGTGGTGGTGTCGGTGGACTACCGGCTGGCCCCTGAGCATCCGTACCCCGCCGCGGTCGACGACGTGTGGGCCGTGACCCAGTGGGTGGCCGCCAACTCCGCCGAACTGGGTGCCGACGCCACCCGGATGGCCGTGGCCGGCGATTCCGCGGGCGGCAACCTCAGCGCGGTGGTGGCCCTGCTGGCGCGCGACGCCGGCCTCCCGTTGCGTTTGCAGTTGCTCTGGTATCCGGCCACGACGTGGGACACCAGCCTGCCGTCGTTCACCGAGAACGCCAAGGCACCGATTTTGGGACTCGACGCCGTCACAGGGTTCTCCCGTTGGTACGCCGGTCACGTCGATCTGTCCGATCCGCCGGCCACGCTCGTGCCGGCCCGCGCGGCGGACCTGTCGGGCCTGGCACCGGCGTACATCGCGGTGGCCGGGCACGATCCGTTGCGCGACGACGGCATCCGCTACGCCGAATTGCTGGCTGCGGCAGGCGTTCCGGTGCAGCTGGACAACGCCGAGACCCTGGTGCACGGCTATCTCGGCTATGTCGGCGTGGTTCCGGCCTCCACCGAATCGTTCGAGCGGGCCATGGCCGTGTTGCGCGAGGCGCTGCACGGCTGA
- a CDS encoding cytochrome b: MTTETKQAITRFNLPARLLHWSMAVMVIAQFFIGVTMIAALSYYPLLLAIHRPLGIAILVFAIVRLVNRLTHRLPPFLATMGPVERRVASYSEYLLYALLLVQPLIGWAMLSAAQSPVVMVGAIHLPAIAPHNITLYAALRTAHTVAAYLLFATFTAHICAVLFHTVALRDGIIRRMSLWPSRNEPKS; this comes from the coding sequence ATGACCACCGAGACGAAGCAGGCGATCACCCGCTTCAACCTGCCGGCCAGGCTGCTGCACTGGTCCATGGCGGTGATGGTGATCGCGCAGTTCTTCATCGGTGTCACGATGATCGCCGCGCTCAGCTACTACCCGCTGCTGCTGGCGATCCACCGGCCGCTGGGCATAGCGATCCTGGTCTTCGCGATCGTGCGGCTCGTCAACCGGCTGACCCACCGGCTGCCGCCGTTCCTGGCCACAATGGGCCCGGTGGAACGCCGCGTCGCCAGCTACTCCGAATACCTCTTGTACGCACTGCTTTTGGTGCAGCCACTGATCGGTTGGGCCATGCTGTCGGCCGCGCAGTCCCCGGTCGTGATGGTGGGGGCGATCCACCTGCCGGCGATCGCCCCGCACAACATCACCCTCTACGCCGCGCTGCGTACGGCCCACACGGTGGCGGCCTATCTGCTGTTCGCGACGTTCACCGCACACATCTGCGCGGTGCTGTTCCACACTGTGGCGCTGCGCGACGGAATCATCCGTCGAATGTCGCTGTGGCCCAGTAGGAACGAACCCAAGAGTTAG
- a CDS encoding catalase family peroxidase gives MESDDSPALNRRRALLGLAAVGGVAAVGVGGLAEAAGWLRPDALTPADFADRFEQIAGRHDGFRRNHAKGLAATGTFTSTGAGAQVSRAAVFKPGTVPVVGRFSLSGGLPDQPDKADTVRGLGLMLRLPDGEQWRIAMVNVPVFTDNTPQGFYDRMLASRPQPQTGKPDPQAMADFLAAHPETAAAMKIIKQDPPSAGFADSTYRGLHAFRATNDQGRSTFVRWTAVPAHADEPAQPPRTDDKNGLFDALIGTVARGPISWKLILTLAEPGDPTNDPTLPWPPNRPTIDAGTITIDAVHTEAPGNARDINFDPLVLPDGLAASEDPVLHARSAVYARSFNRRAREPKSPSAVVVPGGEQ, from the coding sequence ATGGAATCCGATGACTCTCCGGCGCTCAACCGCAGACGGGCGCTGCTCGGTCTGGCCGCGGTCGGCGGTGTCGCGGCGGTCGGCGTCGGCGGGCTGGCCGAGGCGGCAGGCTGGTTGCGGCCCGACGCGCTGACACCGGCCGATTTCGCCGACCGTTTCGAGCAGATCGCCGGCCGTCACGACGGATTCCGGCGCAACCATGCCAAGGGCCTGGCCGCGACCGGAACGTTCACCAGCACGGGGGCGGGTGCCCAGGTGAGTAGGGCCGCGGTGTTCAAACCCGGCACAGTGCCCGTCGTCGGCAGGTTCTCATTGTCGGGGGGACTGCCCGACCAGCCCGACAAGGCCGACACGGTCCGAGGCCTCGGGTTGATGTTGCGGCTTCCCGACGGGGAGCAGTGGCGCATCGCGATGGTCAACGTCCCGGTCTTCACCGACAACACACCCCAGGGCTTCTACGACCGGATGCTCGCGTCTCGACCGCAACCGCAGACCGGCAAGCCCGACCCGCAGGCGATGGCCGATTTCCTGGCCGCCCACCCGGAAACCGCGGCGGCGATGAAGATCATCAAGCAAGACCCGCCGAGCGCCGGATTCGCCGACAGCACCTACCGCGGGCTGCATGCCTTCCGCGCCACCAACGACCAGGGCCGGTCGACGTTCGTCCGGTGGACGGCCGTGCCGGCGCACGCGGACGAGCCCGCCCAGCCACCGCGGACCGACGACAAGAACGGCCTCTTCGACGCACTGATCGGCACCGTGGCGCGCGGCCCGATCAGCTGGAAGCTGATCCTCACCCTGGCCGAACCGGGCGACCCCACCAACGATCCGACGCTGCCGTGGCCGCCGAACCGCCCGACGATCGACGCGGGCACCATCACCATCGACGCCGTCCACACCGAAGCCCCCGGAAACGCCCGCGACATCAATTTCGATCCGCTCGTGCTGCCCGACGGCCTGGCCGCCTCCGAGGATCCGGTGCTGCACGCGCGGTCTGCCGTCTACGCCCGATCGTTCAACCGGCGGGCCCGGGAACCCAAGTCGCCCAGCGCCGTCGTCGTCCCCGGAGGTGAGCAATGA
- a CDS encoding suppressor of fused domain protein — MPMDPAPGWDAIDSALAKLYPGLADVAPHFGRTDARLPGQGIWGITAIPNAEAPHPHWHLVTYGFSNVFESEPRPDDGDIWTDFEWTFRVAADIDLTQPLPAQVPTWSVLLLQRLGDLVFSGSAELDIGHRIQVGGPITLGAPQTDLTAIMFGSDPQLTQIDTGFGRLRFVQLVGVTADAVAAAQSLDNGVAGTLRILESMAETNPLLITDINHSSSK, encoded by the coding sequence ATGCCTATGGATCCGGCGCCTGGCTGGGATGCGATCGACTCCGCACTGGCAAAGCTTTACCCCGGGCTCGCCGACGTCGCACCGCATTTCGGACGTACCGATGCGCGCCTCCCCGGCCAAGGAATCTGGGGGATCACTGCCATCCCGAACGCCGAGGCCCCTCACCCGCACTGGCACCTGGTGACCTACGGATTCTCCAACGTGTTCGAGTCCGAACCACGTCCAGATGACGGCGACATCTGGACGGACTTCGAATGGACCTTTCGGGTTGCTGCCGACATCGATCTCACGCAACCACTGCCGGCACAGGTTCCCACCTGGTCTGTGCTGCTTCTGCAACGGCTCGGAGACCTGGTTTTCAGCGGCAGCGCTGAACTGGACATCGGCCACCGCATCCAAGTCGGCGGCCCCATCACGCTGGGCGCACCCCAAACCGACCTGACCGCAATCATGTTCGGTAGCGATCCCCAGCTCACGCAGATCGACACCGGATTCGGACGGCTGCGCTTTGTTCAGCTCGTCGGGGTTACCGCCGACGCCGTCGCAGCCGCACAATCACTGGACAACGGCGTGGCCGGCACACTGCGGATACTCGAAAGCATGGCGGAGACCAATCCCCTGCTCATCACCGACATCAACCATTCCAGCTCAAAATGA